The sequence below is a genomic window from Sorangiineae bacterium MSr12523.
TCTTTTCGGCTGCTTGCCGCTGTCGCACACGTTCGGTCAAATCTGCGGGATGTGCACGTCGTTTCGGGCCGGCGCGACGATGGTGTTGATGCAAAGGTTCGACGCCGCCGAAGCGCTCGATCTCATGGTCGCCGAGCGGTGCACGGTGTTCATGGGTGTCCCTTCCATGTACATCGCACTTCTCGATGTGGCGTCGAAGGACGCGAGGCGGCCACCGCTCGATCGCGCGTTTTCGGGCGGCGCGTCACTCCCGGTGAAAGTGCTTCGCCAATTCGAAGAAACGTTCGGCTGCCCAATCTACGAAGGGTACGGCCTGACCGAAACGTCTCCTGTGGTCGCGTACAACCAGAAGCCCTGGCCCGTCAAGCCGGGCACGGTAGGACGGCCCATCTGGGGGGTGGAGGTGGAGATCGCGAAAGCGGATGTCGAAGACCGGATCGAATTCGTCCCCACCGGGGTCGCGGGCGAGATTGTCATTCGAGGTCACAACGTCATGGCCGGATATCTCAATCGGCCGGACGCAACTGCGGAAACCATCGTAGACGGTTGGTTTCGCTCCGGGGACATCGGTACGAAAGACAGCGACGGCTATCTTGCCATCGTCGACCGGAAGAAGGACATGGTCCTGCGGGGCGGGTACAACGTCTACCCTCGCGAGATCGAGGAGGTATTGATCCGTCACCCTGCGATCGCGCAGGTCGCGGTGATCGGCCTTCCGCACGACGTCAACGGCGAGGAGGTCTGCGCCGTGGTCATCCCATCGTCGGGAGCCGCTCCCGGAGCAGAGCTATCCGAGGAGATCATTCTCTGGAGCAAAGAGCGTTTGGCCGCGTACAAATATCCGCGAATCGTAAAATTCGTGGACGGTTTCCCGCTCGGCACCAGCGGCAAGGTCCTCAAGCGCGAATTGGTGGCGCGGTTCAGTCGCTGAAACGGGGTGCGCTCGTCACCCAAGCCACACTTGCCTTCATCGGGTCCTCCTCCTCGCAAGATCTCCAGCTTCGCAACCGGTTATCTGCCCGAAGAGGACCCGCGGCACGCAAGCTCGACACGATCGAGGCTCGTCACGAGCGCTCGTTTCTTGTCGGCGCGGCGATTCGCCTGACCGCAAACGCGAGACGCAGGCGCGCGCGTCGCGACCTCTCGCTGGAGGACGACGAAGGGCCCGAGCCCTCCTGCAGCGCACCGCTGCCGACGAGCCGTTCGATGCGGGGCGTGCGACGAAAGGCAACCGATGCCTAACATACAAGACTGGGCCGATATCGGACGGAAGGGTGTTGTGCACGTCCCGTCATTTTTGGATAGCGGAAGTAGGTATTTGGCAAATACGTTTGCTTTGACGATGAGGCTGGCGGCATGGAAATGCTGCCATTCGATTTCGATATAGATAGGGGCACATACACGCCTCATTTGCGCGCAGGGGATCTCCTAGTCGGCTGACTCGTGGTTCCTTGGTAGTTCGCTGTGATGAGCCGAAACCCCACGCCATACACCAAAATACTCGACGAATTCGAATCCGCTAAGAGCGGGACGCTTTGTGCCGGCGAGCTCTATCAGTCGGTGGGGTGAGCAACCGAGGAGGCCTGGCGATGCCAGCTGGGGCTGTCGCTCGGCCTTTCTCTGGAAGCCTTCCCGTGAAATCCCTCTCGGCCTCTTCTACTTGAACACGAGCTTCATGCGCTCGCGCACGAGGCCGAGCGTCTCGCCCGCCACCGCGTTCGCGCGCTTCGAGTGCTCGGCGAGGATCTCGCGCACGCGGGCATCCCCCGTGGCGCCTTCGAGCTGCGCCCGGCGCTCGCGAATCGGGGCGAGAAGTGCGTCGATTGCGGGCACCAGCTCGGCCTTGATGTGCCCGTCGCCGATGTTGTCGCCCCGCCGGTAGCGATCCTCGAGCTCCGCCACGCGCCCCGCATCGGGGATGAAGGCGCGCACGTACTGAAAGAGCGCATTGTTCGTGTCGCCCGGCGCATTCATGTCGGTGCGCCCCGTGAAAATCTGCGCCACCTTCTTTTTGATCTGCGCCGCCGTGTCGTGGAGAAAAATCGCGTTGTTCAGGCTCTTGGACATCTTGGCCGCGCCATCGACGCCCACCAAGCGGCCCACCCGGCCCACCTTGCCCTCGGGGATCGGCAGAAGGCCGCCGGCCTTCACGTGATCCTCATCCGCCGTCGTCGGGTCCACGCCGCAGTAGGTGTGATTGAACCGACGCGCCACCTCGCGGCACATCTCGATGTGCGCGAGCTGGTCTTCCCCGACGGGCACCAACGCCGGCCGGAACACGAGGATGTCGGCGCACTGCCCGACGGCATAGAGCGGGAACCCGAAGCTGTACTTGTCCCCGAGCGACTTGAGCTCGAGCTCGTCCTTCAAGGTCGGATTGCGCATCACGCGGTTGAACGGCAGCAGCATGGACAGATGCCACGTCAGCTCCGTAATCGCGGGCACCTCGCTCTGCAGCACGATGGTGGACCGTTCCGGATCGATGCCTGCCGCCAACCAGTCCTTCAGGATCTCGTACGTGTCGCGCTCGATTTCCTCCGGCTTGTCCGCCCGCGTGGTGAAGGCGTGGAGGTTCGCAATGAGAAAATAGCACTCGTACTCGTCCTGAAGGCGCACCCGGTTCTCGATGGATCCCACCCAGTGGCCGATGTGGAGTCTGCCCGTGGGGGTATCGCCGGTGAGAATGCGAGGACGCGTCGTGCTGGTGGGGGAAGGCGCTTGGGTCATTGGAGTCCCGTGCAGCCTATCGCGACTGGCCGCATTCGGCGACTACCGGATGACCTACGGCACCGGCCGTCCCGGCGCCGGCCCGCCGCCCCCCGCGCCATCGGACTCAGCGGAAATTGTAAATGATGGCCACCGACGTGATCGCGTCCGTGTCCTTGACGTTCGGCAGCGGATCGTGGTCGTAGCGCAACGTGAAGGTCGTCGCCGCGGAGAACTTGTCGGTGATGGTCGACTTCAACGCGTTGTTCCAGGTGATACGCCAGGCCTTGGTGGGATCGAACGGCTGCAGGTACTCGAGGCCGGTGGTGAAGTTGATGTACGCATTCAATTGATTGTCATAACCAAAGAAGAGACGTGAACTGTGACGGTCTGCCGTCTTGTGGGTCGCCGCTTCCATCGTTTCCGTACGATCCGCCGGCGGCGTCGTGTCGTACGTTCTCCTGGCCTGCTCTACATTGAAATCACGTCGAATATCGTGTTGGAAGTCGTAACCAAGCTCGAACCAGAGTCGGTGTTTCTTGTCGTCGAGGACGTAATACGCAACACCTGGATCGATATTGGCTCGCAGGTCGAGGCCTTGAAACTTGTCGCGCCTTCCGGCCGCCTGGACGAATAGGGCCCACTTGTCCGCGAAGAAGTAGTCGTAGCGAATGAGCCCTTGCAGGTTGGAAACGGTCGTCTCGATGGGCGCGTCTTTGTTCGCCGCCGCGCGACCGTAGTTGATGGCGGCCGCGGACGAAAATTGATGATTGTCCTGCCGGTAGCGGTACGTGCCCGACGCCGTCACGGCCAACGAACGCGCATTTCCGGTGCTGAAAAGGCCGCCCGCCTGCACGGTCGCGGCCGTGCCGTCCTTGGTATCGCGCGTCGGTCCGCTGGCGAAGGAGTCCTTCACGAGCGTCGTCGACCCCGTGGATGCCGACGCCTGCGTGGCCGTGCCCCCCGCGGTCCTGGGTGGAGGCGTCGTGGTTTGAGCCTGAGCCGCGGCCGCGGAAAGGAACAGAACTGCAGCGATGGATCCTCGGAATAGGGTCGTTGCGCTCATGGCGAGCGACCATACCCGAATTATCCAAAATGACGCAGCGAACTGCGTACTTCACACCCAGCCAAGTAACTTATATACGGCTACAGATGAGATATCAGGATTGTGGGGCGGCGGAGCCCCCCACGACCTGAATGCGGATCAGATATCGATCTTCTTCAACTTCATCTGCACGTCGCTCGACCAGTGATTGGCAAACGCGCGCACACACGTCGAAAGGTATCGATCGTAGTCATCGAAAACCTTGTCGCCCCAGCGCTCGCGAATCTCTTTTTCGTGCAGGCGCATGCGGCGCAGCCACTCGCCGGTGGTCTTGCCGTAGTCGACGCGGCGGGTCTTCAGCTCGAGGATTTCCCACGAGGGATTCACGGCCATGACCAGCTCTTCGAGCCGCGGGTTCAACCCGCCGGGGAAGATCACGTCGGCCGTGAACTTGAGATCCGAAATGTCCTGGCGCGTGCGCGGAACGCGGTTTCGCAAAATGGCCTGGAAGCCAAAGCACGCACCCGGCTTCACCCACTCGGCCACTTTGTTGAAGTACTTGCGATACAGCTCCACGGCGAGCCCCTTGTTCGCCTGCGCGGGCGAGCAAAGATGGTCGATCATCTCGATGGAGACGAGCGCGTCGTAAAGGTACGGCGGCACGAAATCTTTGTAGTCGGCGCACCAGGCCTTCACGCCCGGGATCTTCCGCGCGTTGATCTCGTCGTGCTGCGCCGTCGAAAGGGTGATGCCGTGGGCCTCTTTGGCGCCGCGCTTGGCGATGTATTCGAGGTTCGCTCCCCAGCCACACCCGATGTCGAGCACCGTCTTCTCGGGCGTCACCTCGGCGAACTCGTAGAGAATGCGCGACTTGTTCTGTTGCGCCTGCTCCAGCGTGTCCGTCTCCTTCTCGAAGACGGCGCTCGTGTAGTGCATGCGCTCGTCCAGCCAGAGGCGGAAAAACTCGTTCGAAATATCGTACCCGATCTCGATTTCTTCTTTGGTGCTCGTCACAGCACCGCGTCTTAGCATAAATCTCGGCCTGCGCTCCGCGTACGCGCTTTCGCACCCCTCAAAAGCGGCGGCATGCGATATGGTCCCGCGACATGGATGCCAGTGCGAACCATGCCACCCGCAGGACGTTCTACCCCGAGATCGAGCCGTACCAAAGCGGGCGGCTCAAAGTGTCGGACACCCACGAGATCTACTGGGAGGTCTCGGGCAATCCCCAGGGCAAACCCGCGGTGTTCGTGCACGGCGGGCCCGGCGGTGGCACCGAGCCAAAACAGCGCCGCTTCTTCGACCCCAAGAAGTACCGCATCGTCCTGTTCGACCAGCGCGGCTGCGGAAAGAGCACCCCGCACGCCTCCCTCGAGGACAACACCACGTGGCATCTCGTCGCGGACATGGAGGCGCTCCGCACGCACCTGGGCATCGACAAGTGGCAGGTGTTCGGCGGCTCCTGGGGCAGCACCCTCGCGCTCGCCTATGCCCAGACGCACCCCGAGCGGGTGACGGAGCTCGTCCTCCGCGGCATCTTCCTGCTCCGCAAGTGGGAGATCGATTGGTTCTACCAACACGGGACCAGCGCCATTTACCCGGATGCGTGGGAAGACTACCTGGCGCCGATTCCCGAGAACGAGCGCCACGACATGGTGCATGCGTATTACAAGCGTCTCACCAGCCCCGATCCGAAGGTGCAGGCGGAGGCCGCCAAGGCTTGGAGCGTTTGGGAAGGCCGCACCAGCTGCTTGATCCCGAACCAAGAGCTCATTGCCAAGTCGGCGGGTGACAAATTCGCCATCGCCTTCGCGCGCATCGAGTGCCACTACTTCGTGAACAACGGCTTCTTCGAACCGGGCAAGGGCCTGCTCGACGGCGTCGATCGCATTCGCAAAATCCCCGGCACCATCGTGCAGGGCCGTTACGACGTCGTGTGCCCCATGGAGAGCGCATGGGCGCTGCACCGCGCATGGCCCGAGGCGGAGCTCAAGATCGCCCAGGATGCGGGGCACTCCGCGTTCGAGCCGGGCATCCTGCACGAGCTCATCGAAGCGACGGATCGCTACGCCAAGTGAGAACCCTCTATCCCGAGATCGCGAACCCGAATCGCTCGGGGATGCTGCGCGTCTCCGACGTTCACGAGATCTACTGGGAGGAGTCCGGCAACCCCGAGGGCAAGCCGGTGATTTTCGTTCACGGCGGCCCCGGTGCGGGAACCAACCCGCGCCAGCGCCGCCTCTTCGACCCGACGAAGTACCGCATCGTCCTGTTCGATCAGCGCGGCTGCGGCCAGAGCACGCCGAACGGCTCGCTCGTGGACAACACGACGTGGCACCTCGTGGCGGACATGGAGGCGCTGCGCACGTACCTGGGCATTGAAAAATGGCAGGTCTTCGGTGGCTCGTGGGGCAGCACGCTCTCGCTGGCCTATGCGCAGACGCACCCCGAGCGGGTGACCGAGCTGGTGCTCCGCGGCATCTTTTTGGGACGCAAGGCGGAATGCAACTGGCTCAATCAGGGCCCGGGCACCAACGCCTTTTACCCCGATGCGTGGGAAGGCTATGCGGGCCACATCCCGGAAAACGAGCGGCATGATCTGGCGCGTGCCTACTACCGCCGATTGACCAGCGACGATCCGCGGGTTCAGGCGGATGCCGCACGCGCCTGGGCTCTGTGGGGGGCCCACGTGTGGACGCTTTTGCGGGACGAGGGCGCGATCGCGAAAGCCCACGACGATCCCACGGCACTGGCCACCGCCCGCATCGATTGCCACTACGTGGTGAACGGCTGCTTCCTCGAATCGGACGGCGCTCTGCTCGAAAATGTGAAACGCATTCGTCACATTCCGGCAACGATCGTCCAGGGACGCTACGACGTTGGCTGCCCCATGGAAAATGCATGGGCTTTGCATCGTGCATGGCCCGAGGCAGAGCTCAAAATCGTACCCGATGCGGGACACAGCGCGTTCGAGCCCGGCACCGCCCACGAGCTCGTCGAGGCGACGGATCGCTACGCAAAGTGATATTGTGTAACACCCCACGTGGAACCGGATAAGCCGAGCGAGCACGTTCTCCAAGACGGCACGAAGGTCACCGTGCGCGCGATTCGCGCTTCCGACGCCGACATGTTGCGCGCCGGGTTCGACCGCCTTTCGCCGGAGTCGCGCTACCGCCGCTTCTTCTCCAGCGTCAACGTGCTCACGGACGAAGCCGTTCGCTATTTGACCGACGTGGACGGATACAACCACGTGGCCATCGTCGCGGTGGTGGACTCGCTCGATTTGAAGGTGGAGGACGGCCTCGGCGTCGCGCGCTTCATCCGGCTCGAGGAAGATCCGGAAATCGCCGAAGCCGCCGTCACCGTCATGGACAATGCGCAACGCAAGGGACTCGGCCGCATCTTGCTCTCGGTGCTCGTCGAGAAAGCGCGCACGATCGGCGTGAAGCGATTTCGCGCCGAGGTGCTGCGTGAGAACGAGCCCATGATGAAGCTTCTCCTCGGCGCCGGGGCCACCATGCACCGCACCAGCGGACCGACCGTGATCTTCGACGTGCCCATCGAGGGCGCTACGCAGGACAGCGCCGAGGAAGCGAGCCTGGTCGAACGCGTCCTTCGCGCCGCCGCTTCCTCGCTCACCGTGTTCCTGCGCACCTTGCGCCCGCCCCACAGCGAGGCCGAGCTCGCCGAGGCTCCGCGAAGCGTTGACTCGGAGTCAATACCGGAGGAGGCTAAGGAGCAGAGGAGCGACGCCAAGAGCCAATGACCGACTTCGACTACGACTACGCGATCATCGGCTCGGGCTTCGGTGGCAGCGTCTCGGCGCTGCGCCTGTCGGAAAAAGGCTATCGCGTTGCCGTCATCGAAATGGGCAAGCGCTGGCGCCCGCAGGACTTTGCCAAGACCACCTGGGATCTGCGCCGCTATTTCTGGAAACCCTCGTGGGGCCTTCACGGCATCTTCCAGATGACCCTTCTGCGCGACGTCTTCTTCCTGCATGGGGCGGGCGTGGGCGGTGGCAGCCTGGTGTACGCGAACACGTTGATCCATCCGCCGGCGGCGGCCTTTCAGGATCCGCGTTGGGTCGGCATGGACTGGCAGAAGACGCTGCAGCCGTTCTACGCGCTCGCCAAGCGGATGCTCGGAGCCGTCGAGAGCCCGTTCATCGTGGAGACGGACCAAATCCTCAAAGACGTGGCCGACGAATTGGGACGCGGCCACACCTTTCATCGCCACACCGTCGGCGTCTATTTCGGGGAGGCCGGTGTGAAGGCGCCCGACCCATTCTTCGGCGGCGAAGGCCCCGAGCGCACCGGCTGCGTGCGCTGCGGCGGCTGCATGGTGGGCTGCCGGTACGAGGCGAAGAACACGCTGGACAAGAATTACTTGTACCTTGCAGAGAAACGGGGCACCGAGGTCATCCCCGAGACGAAGGTCAGCGACATCCGTCCGCTGGAGGGCGGTGGCTACGAGCTCACCATGGAGCGCTCGATCGGCGCACGCCGGCGCCGCACGATGCGCGTCAAAGGCGTGGTCGTCTCCGCGGGATCGTTCGGCACCGTGGAGCTGCTCATGCGCTGCAAGGAAAACGGCTCCTTGCCGAAGATCTCCGAGCAGCTCGGGAACTTCGTGCGCACGAACAGCGAGGCCCTGTTGGCGGTGCGTTCGCGCCGCAACGATGTCGACTATTCGCGCGGCATCGCCATCACGAGCGGCGCGTACGTCGACGACAACACGCACATCGAGATCGTGCGCTACCCCGCGGGTTCGGATTCGATGACCTTGCTCGCCACGATCCTCACGGGCGGCGAGGGGAGCATCCCGCGTTGGCTGCGCTGGATCGGCAACATCGTGCGGCATCCGATCAAGTTCGTGCAGGTGCACATTCCCTTCGGCTGGGCCAAGCGCACCGCAATTTTGCTGGTGATGCAGCCGGTGGACAATTACCTGCGCTACTCGATGCGGCGGCGCTGGTACTGGCCCTTCTCGCGCAAGCTGGACACCTCGCTCGTGGGCGACCGCCCCGTGCCCGTGTACATTCCCATCGCGAACCGCATCGCGCAGCTCATGGCCAAAAAGATGAACGGCATCGCCCAGAGCGGGCTGCTCGAGGTTCTCTTCAACAAGGCTTCGACGGCGCACATTTTAGGGGGATGCCCCATCGGCCTGACGCCGGACGACGGCGCCGTGGATCCCAAGAGCCACCTCTTTGGCTACGACGACTTCTACGTCGTCGACGGCTCCATCGTTCCGGCGAACCTCGGCGTGAACCCAAGCCTGACCATCACCGCCATGGCCGAACACGCGATGTCGCACATTCCGCCGAAGCCGGGTGCTGCGCAAAAGCCGGTGCAGCTCCCCGAGCTGCCCTAACGCGCTATAGTCAGTGCGTGCCAGGGCAGGGGGCTCAATTCAAGGATGTGCGGCCCATCGTCCTTTCGACGGCCGACAAGGCGCATCCATGGGCCGTGGCCGCATTCAACGCGAGTGCGCAACCGGTCCAGCTGACGCTTTCGACCGCGGGGCAACCCTCGGTCGTAGAGATCGTGGAACCGGCCACGGTCACGGTGCCTGCGGCGTCCGAGACGGTGTTCGTCATCTCGGTCTCCAACACGGCGACGGTGTCGAGCGATCAACTGGTGCTCTCCTCCAGCGATGGGTCGTTCGTGCGGAGGGATGTCTCCGTGGTATCGGAGAGCCCGACGCCGATGGCGGAGCAGTTGCACTTCGTCGGCTGGCACCTCATTCCTTTCACCTCGATGGTCCGCATCGAGCCGCTCAACGTGGGCACCGGCGATCCTGGCGGAGGGATCGTGGGCTTCGTGGGTTCACCGCAAGGCGGCATCGGCACGGTAGTTCGAAGCGGCGATGACTACAGCGTTCGCGGCATCACCGGCGCGGGTACGTACGAGGGGAGCATTCATGCGCGCCCCGACGTGGCGACCAAGGTGGAGGTCCACGTGCGCGATGCACCGGCGTGGCCTCTCATCGTGTTGGTGTGCGGGCTTCTCTTGGTCGGCAGCCTGGACCGCTTCAACAAGAGGGATCGGCCGCGGCAGCAGTTGCGCGTGCGATTGGCGGCGATTCTCGAACGCGGGCGACAGGAGCAGGCGGCGGCCCTGGAAGATCTGCGCCGCATTCCGGGGGAGATGCGCCCTGGGGGCATCACGCGCATGTGCGATGCGACAGGGGGAGCGGCCCGGCCGCTGCTGCTCGATCGCGAGGTAACGGCGGCGCTCAAGGCCTACGACGACGCACTCGATGACACGGAACGCGCGCGATGGCAGCCGGGCGGAAAGGGCCTCGAGGCCTTGGACGAGTTGGTGCGGAGCGTTACCTCGCTTCATCGTCAAGCGAGGCGCCTCGCGGAGGACCGCGTCGAGCTGCTCACCAAGGCGACTGGCGACGTGCGCCGCGCGCTGGAGAATTCCCCGACGCTCGCGCGTGTTGCCGCTGCCCTCGCGCCCGCCGACCTGCTCACCGAGGCCGAGCTGGTAAGTCTCTCGAGTACCCTCATCGACGCGGCCGATCGCCTCGCCCGCATGAAGCAGATCTACGATCAACTGCAGTGGATCGGCACGCACACTGGCGAGGGGGAGATCCGCGACAGCGCCGATCGCATTCTGCAGCAATTGACGGAAGATGCGGGCGATCTGGAGAGCCTCCTCGAAGATGCCGAGGCGTTGCGACGGCGCAGCGATGCCGACCCGCGCCGCGCGCCGGTCCTTCACGTGGTCCCCTCGATGCCCGTGAGCGCCTCACGCGCGAGCGAGGAGCCGGAGATCTCGCGCGCCGGCATGTCGACGCCTGCCGTGTCGCGTTCGTCCCCGGGGTCGTTGGCGCCGCCCGAAGCGCGACGCGGTGCGAACCTGGTCGTCCTTGCTGGATTGGGACTGGCCGTCGGCGCCGCCATCGCGGTTGCCGGCGTCCAATTCTCGAGCCTCGACGTCAAAGAAGCCGGCTCCGGCCGTCCGCCGTCGATTTCGACGTCCGCTCCCCCGGATCTTTCCTCGCCGCCAGCGCCGACGGCGAGCCCGCAACCGACGGCCACCCCGCGTCCGCGTCTGCCCGATGCCCCCGTGACCGCGAAGCCTTCGCCCGCACCGCGGGCCGCTGTCGCGGGGCCGTCATCGTTCGACGTCATGTTTCTCGGCGGGCTGGCTCCTGTCGCCGTTCTATCCCTGTTCCTCTACGTCGGATTCATCGCATGGCGAAATTGGCGTCGCACACGTGACAGCGATCCCGCGCTGCCGGGCCATGCATCGTTGACCCTGGAGCTCCTGCGCGATCAGCGCATGTTCGATCGCCTCAGCGCACTGCTCGTCGTTCTCGCCGGTATGTCCGTGCTCTACTTCCCCAATCCGAGCTTCGGCTCTCTTGGCGATTACGCCACCATGCTTCTCTGGGGCACCGGCGTCGGCGAAGCCGTCCAACTGGCGCGCCGCCTCGTCCCTTCACTGCCTTCCTAGCCGCACCCTTGCCAGCCATGCGCAGAGCGCGTGGTGGGGTCGGCCGTGGGTGTCCCGGACAGGTGGAAATCTGTCCGGGACAGGTCGGCGCCGCGCGGTTGGGCGCATTTTCCCGTGGATGCGAATTGGCACCGCATTGGCAATGCATCGGGGCAGGCCTTGCCTGCGCGGTGCTCCGGACCCCGCGCCCGCAAGGTCGCAGATCAAGATGATGGGTTGCGACAGGTACGAGTGGGACGCAACAGCCCTCCACGTGCCCGTTGATAGCGAGGAACCACTCCTACGGGAGCCTCGCCAGCGGGAACAACATGCGGAGCGGTGACGGGAGGCGCTGCGGGCGCGGACCGGTAGCCGAAGACCTCGTTGGGGAAGCAGCGCAAAAACTGCTCGCATCTACCGGAACTTTTCCTACCCTCATTTTTATCTGGCAGAGAGAAGGCCAGAAGAAGAACGTCTGAGATTGCGCGGATGCGCAATCGCGCACTCGTTTGTCCTCCGTCCCGTCCCGTCCCGTCCCGTCCCGTCCCGGCCGCGCCAGCGCGTCCCCCATTGGTCGCGTCTCGCTTCAACGAGAAACCCGGTACCCCCTAATCCGCGACGGCTTCGTTGCGGCGGTCGAACACGATGTCCTCGGCCGAGCGCAGCCCGATGGAAATGGCGCCCGTGAGGACCGCGTCTTCTCCAAGCTCGCTCGCGACGATGCGGGGTACCAGCGGCGTGAGCCCGCGCAGCGCCTTGTCCATCGGACCGGCGAGAAGATCGGCGCTCTTGCCGATGCCGCCGCTCAGCACCACCAGCTCCGGATCGAGCACGGCCGACACCGAGGCCACCAAGTAAGCCAATCGCGCGGCCTCCTCGGTGACGATGCGCCGTGCGCGCTCATTGCCGTTGCGCGCCATCACGAACACGTCGAGCGCCGACTGCGCGTCGCGCAGGTTCTCGCTCTTCGCCAACTTGAGCACGGAATCCCCCGCCGCGGCGGCCTCCATGAGCCCCCGTGCGGACGGCGTCTTCTTCGTGCCGCTGCCATTCTCGTCGCTGCTCCAGCCGAAGGGCAGGTACCCCACCTCGCCCGCGGCGCCGTGCGCGCCTCGGTACAAGCGCCCATCGAGCACGATGCCCATACCGATACCGGTTCCGATCACCACGCAGACGAACGAGCTTGCACCCTTCGCAGCACCACGCGCGTGCTCGCCCACCGCCGCGAGGTTCGCATCGTTTTCCACCACGAGCCCCACCCCCAACGCGGCCTCCAATTCATCGAGCAGCCCTTTCCGCCCCCAGTCGGGCAAATTCGGTGCGTAGTGCAGAATGCGTCCGCGCGGATCGGGCACGCCTGGGCTGCCCACGACCTTCGCCACCATGTCTTCGAGGTCGAGCCCCGCTTCGCGCACCGTCTTGTTCGCGAGCTGGTTCACCGTCTTCACCAGCGCGCGCGCCGTCGCGCAGCGATTTGGCTCGTCGATCCGAGCCACCACCGTGCCCGCGAGATCGGCCACCGCCACACGGATGCGCGCGCGCCCGATGTCGATGCCCATCACGTGCCCGGCGGAGGGGTTCGATTCGTACAAAATGGCCGATCGGCCCAAACCGGCCGACGTCCGCCCAATCGTGCGGACCAATCGACTCTGCTCGAGCTCGAGCAACGCCTGACCCACGGTAGGCTTGGAAAGCCCCGTGTCTTTGGCCAGTTGCGGCCTCGTTGCCGCACCACCCGATCGCAAACGCGTCAGAACGATGCGCTGATTTAGCTCGCGCATGCTCGCGGGGGTGCCAACCTGAGGGACTCGGACGTCGGTGACTTTGGTGATGCTGGCTACTTTGCTCACGGGACGAGGCGAGTGTACGACCTTCATGGTTCCCCTGACCAGTTGGATATGTTAAGAAAGTTTCTTAACTAATCGTCCTCACCAGCATTGGAGGTGGATCGTGATGAGCGAAACGCACTTGGAGGCCTCGCGTGACGCCTCCAGATCGAGCGCAGACGTCGGAGCTCCTCAGGGATTGGAACGGCGCATCGGGACGCTCGGGGCGACGGCGATGAATATGACACAGATGTGCGGGATCGGCCCGTTCATCACCATTCCCACCATGGTGGCCACCCTTGGGGGGCCCCAGGCCATTTTCGGATGGATCGTCGGAGCTTTGATCGTTCTCGCGGACGGTCTGGTCTGGGCGGAGCTTGGCGCGGCGATGCCAAGTGCGGGCGGCACCTACGTGTACCTGCGCGAAGCTTTTCAGTACCGAACCGGGCGCCTGATGCCGTTTCTCTTCGTTTGGACGGCGATCCTCTTCATCCCGCTCC
It includes:
- the pip gene encoding prolyl aminopeptidase, which gives rise to MLRVSDVHEIYWEESGNPEGKPVIFVHGGPGAGTNPRQRRLFDPTKYRIVLFDQRGCGQSTPNGSLVDNTTWHLVADMEALRTYLGIEKWQVFGGSWGSTLSLAYAQTHPERVTELVLRGIFLGRKAECNWLNQGPGTNAFYPDAWEGYAGHIPENERHDLARAYYRRLTSDDPRVQADAARAWALWGAHVWTLLRDEGAIAKAHDDPTALATARIDCHYVVNGCFLESDGALLENVKRIRHIPATIVQGRYDVGCPMENAWALHRAWPEAELKIVPDAGHSAFEPGTAHELVEATDRYAK
- a CDS encoding class I SAM-dependent methyltransferase, giving the protein MTSTKEEIEIGYDISNEFFRLWLDERMHYTSAVFEKETDTLEQAQQNKSRILYEFAEVTPEKTVLDIGCGWGANLEYIAKRGAKEAHGITLSTAQHDEINARKIPGVKAWCADYKDFVPPYLYDALVSIEMIDHLCSPAQANKGLAVELYRKYFNKVAEWVKPGACFGFQAILRNRVPRTRQDISDLKFTADVIFPGGLNPRLEELVMAVNPSWEILELKTRRVDYGKTTGEWLRRMRLHEKEIRERWGDKVFDDYDRYLSTCVRAFANHWSSDVQMKLKKIDI
- a CDS encoding DUF481 domain-containing protein, which produces MSATTLFRGSIAAVLFLSAAAAQAQTTTPPPRTAGGTATQASASTGSTTLVKDSFASGPTRDTKDGTAATVQAGGLFSTGNARSLAVTASGTYRYRQDNHQFSSAAAINYGRAAANKDAPIETTVSNLQGLIRYDYFFADKWALFVQAAGRRDKFQGLDLRANIDPGVAYYVLDDKKHRLWFELGYDFQHDIRRDFNVEQARRTYDTTPPADRTETMEAATHKTADRHSSRLFFGYDNQLNAYINFTTGLEYLQPFDPTKAWRITWNNALKSTITDKFSAATTFTLRYDHDPLPNVKDTDAITSVAIIYNFR
- a CDS encoding long-chain fatty acid--CoA ligase — translated: MYISLAAVLAESAARRPDHVAIVHGTQKVTYDELWIRARQCAAALRDRGIGPGDKVALLLPNTPEFPMVYFGVLALGAVAVPVHWLLKADEVEHVLRDSGAKALVCGASFLKEGLKAAAAAHLPVFTMMADDDAAGPRLDVLAERATPIERCVLRQPSDVAVILYTSGTTGRPKGAMLTHSNLTMNVNTTMLAPFEFRQDDVLFGCLPLSHTFGQICGMCTSFRAGATMVLMQRFDAAEALDLMVAERCTVFMGVPSMYIALLDVASKDARRPPLDRAFSGGASLPVKVLRQFEETFGCPIYEGYGLTETSPVVAYNQKPWPVKPGTVGRPIWGVEVEIAKADVEDRIEFVPTGVAGEIVIRGHNVMAGYLNRPDATAETIVDGWFRSGDIGTKDSDGYLAIVDRKKDMVLRGGYNVYPREIEEVLIRHPAIAQVAVIGLPHDVNGEEVCAVVIPSSGAAPGAELSEEIILWSKERLAAYKYPRIVKFVDGFPLGTSGKVLKRELVARFSR
- the trpS gene encoding tryptophan--tRNA ligase, giving the protein MTQAPSPTSTTRPRILTGDTPTGRLHIGHWVGSIENRVRLQDEYECYFLIANLHAFTTRADKPEEIERDTYEILKDWLAAGIDPERSTIVLQSEVPAITELTWHLSMLLPFNRVMRNPTLKDELELKSLGDKYSFGFPLYAVGQCADILVFRPALVPVGEDQLAHIEMCREVARRFNHTYCGVDPTTADEDHVKAGGLLPIPEGKVGRVGRLVGVDGAAKMSKSLNNAIFLHDTAAQIKKKVAQIFTGRTDMNAPGDTNNALFQYVRAFIPDAGRVAELEDRYRRGDNIGDGHIKAELVPAIDALLAPIRERRAQLEGATGDARVREILAEHSKRANAVAGETLGLVRERMKLVFK
- the pip gene encoding prolyl aminopeptidase, with translation MDASANHATRRTFYPEIEPYQSGRLKVSDTHEIYWEVSGNPQGKPAVFVHGGPGGGTEPKQRRFFDPKKYRIVLFDQRGCGKSTPHASLEDNTTWHLVADMEALRTHLGIDKWQVFGGSWGSTLALAYAQTHPERVTELVLRGIFLLRKWEIDWFYQHGTSAIYPDAWEDYLAPIPENERHDMVHAYYKRLTSPDPKVQAEAAKAWSVWEGRTSCLIPNQELIAKSAGDKFAIAFARIECHYFVNNGFFEPGKGLLDGVDRIRKIPGTIVQGRYDVVCPMESAWALHRAWPEAELKIAQDAGHSAFEPGILHELIEATDRYAK